A window of the Hypomesus transpacificus isolate Combined female chromosome 8, fHypTra1, whole genome shotgun sequence genome harbors these coding sequences:
- the LOC124470110 gene encoding RNA-binding Raly-like protein isoform X2 has product MTMYKGKRRNQRWRKRDRSTDMRRATGNNINMAGEPKPYRPKAGSKRPLSAVYSGYEFDYDYYREDFYSRLFDYHGRIAPPPRAVIPLKRSRILAPSTRRVKTSFPVKTSSSSSSSSRPPTSSSSSSSSGLKLKSDQLQTIKRELTQIKMKIDSLLGRLEKIEKQQRAETETQRKYEDNCDSLNEESVSEAAENSGEEAGDGALEVEAGEMTDGGEDDYDEEVGHHLMENHVSDIDN; this is encoded by the exons ATGACCATGTACAAGGGAAAACGTCGGAATCAACGAT ggaggaagagggatcgCAGCACAGACATGAGGAGGGCAACTGGCAATA aCATTAACATGGCAGGAGAGCCCAAACCCTACAGGCCCAAGGCCGGGTCCAAGCGACCACTGTCGGCTGTCTACAG CGGCTATGAATTCGACTACGACTACTACAGAGAGGATTTCTACAGCCG GCTGTTTGACTACCATGGGCGAATAGCCCCCCCTCCTAGAGCTGTGATCCCCCTCAAACGCTCCCGTATCCTGGCGCCCTCCACACGCCGTGTCAAGACCTCCTTCCCCGTCaagacctcctcttcctcttcctcctcttccagaccacccacctcttcctcctcctcctcctcctctggcctCAAAC TGAAGTCGGATCAGCTCCAGACTATCAAACGGGAGCTGACTCAGATTAAGATGAAGATTGACTCTCTCCTGGGCCGCCTGGAGAAGATAGAGAAGCAGCAGAGGGCTGAGACTG AGACTCAAAGGAAGTACGAGGACAACTGTGATTCCCTGAATGAGGAGTCTGTGTCCGAGGCAGCCGAAAACTCTGGCGAGGAGGCAGGCGACGGGGCACTGGaggtggaggcaggagagatgaCCGACGGGGGCGAGGACGACTACGATGAGGAAGTTGGCCACCATCTG aTGGAGAACCACGTATCAGATATTGACAACTGA
- the LOC124470110 gene encoding RNA-binding Raly-like protein isoform X1, whose amino-acid sequence MTMYKGKRRNQRWRKRDRSTDMRRATGNNINMAGEPKPYRPKAGSKRPLSAVYSGYEFDYDYYREDFYSRLFDYHGRIAPPPRAVIPLKRSRILAPSTRRVKTSFPVKTSSSSSSSSRPPTSSSSSSSSGLKPVKSDQLQTIKRELTQIKMKIDSLLGRLEKIEKQQRAETETQRKYEDNCDSLNEESVSEAAENSGEEAGDGALEVEAGEMTDGGEDDYDEEVGHHLMENHVSDIDN is encoded by the exons ATGACCATGTACAAGGGAAAACGTCGGAATCAACGAT ggaggaagagggatcgCAGCACAGACATGAGGAGGGCAACTGGCAATA aCATTAACATGGCAGGAGAGCCCAAACCCTACAGGCCCAAGGCCGGGTCCAAGCGACCACTGTCGGCTGTCTACAG CGGCTATGAATTCGACTACGACTACTACAGAGAGGATTTCTACAGCCG GCTGTTTGACTACCATGGGCGAATAGCCCCCCCTCCTAGAGCTGTGATCCCCCTCAAACGCTCCCGTATCCTGGCGCCCTCCACACGCCGTGTCAAGACCTCCTTCCCCGTCaagacctcctcttcctcttcctcctcttccagaccacccacctcttcctcctcctcctcctcctctggcctCAAAC CAGTGAAGTCGGATCAGCTCCAGACTATCAAACGGGAGCTGACTCAGATTAAGATGAAGATTGACTCTCTCCTGGGCCGCCTGGAGAAGATAGAGAAGCAGCAGAGGGCTGAGACTG AGACTCAAAGGAAGTACGAGGACAACTGTGATTCCCTGAATGAGGAGTCTGTGTCCGAGGCAGCCGAAAACTCTGGCGAGGAGGCAGGCGACGGGGCACTGGaggtggaggcaggagagatgaCCGACGGGGGCGAGGACGACTACGATGAGGAAGTTGGCCACCATCTG aTGGAGAACCACGTATCAGATATTGACAACTGA